The Nocardioides campestrisoli genome includes a window with the following:
- a CDS encoding glycosyltransferase family 2 protein yields MRLVVATVVAGRHTHLARQHRSLHAGPRQPDGLVVVSMGDPEVAGVVARGPYADTARVLAAPLGPEGRLPLARARNTAVQAAWEQDADLVVLLDVDCLADAELLARYEEAANRTASSPAGRVLCGPVAYLPPPHDPGRGYDEQELAAARPHAARPAPAPGELLELEDWRLFWSLSFAVDRAAWEAIGGFDEAYTGYGGEDTDLGQRARAAGVPGWWVGGALARHQWHPVEDPPVRHLADVVRNANLFRERWGWFPMEGWLEAFERAGLARRGPTGWETCPSVATA; encoded by the coding sequence GTGAGGCTGGTCGTGGCCACCGTGGTGGCCGGCCGGCACACGCACCTGGCCCGGCAGCACCGGTCGCTGCACGCGGGCCCCCGCCAGCCCGACGGGCTGGTCGTGGTGTCGATGGGGGACCCCGAGGTCGCCGGCGTCGTCGCCCGCGGCCCGTACGCGGACACGGCGCGGGTGCTGGCGGCACCTCTGGGGCCCGAGGGCAGGCTCCCACTGGCCCGGGCCCGCAACACCGCGGTGCAGGCCGCCTGGGAGCAGGACGCCGATCTGGTGGTGCTGCTGGACGTGGACTGCCTGGCCGACGCCGAGCTGCTGGCCCGCTACGAGGAGGCGGCCAACCGGACGGCGTCCTCGCCGGCCGGCCGGGTGCTCTGCGGGCCGGTGGCCTACCTGCCGCCGCCGCACGACCCCGGGCGGGGCTACGACGAGCAGGAGCTGGCCGCGGCCCGGCCCCATGCCGCCCGCCCGGCGCCCGCGCCGGGCGAGCTGCTCGAGCTCGAGGACTGGCGGCTCTTCTGGTCGCTCTCCTTCGCCGTCGACCGTGCGGCCTGGGAGGCGATCGGCGGCTTCGACGAGGCCTACACCGGCTACGGCGGGGAGGACACCGACCTCGGCCAGCGAGCCCGCGCCGCCGGCGTGCCGGGATGGTGGGTCGGAGGCGCTCTGGCCCGGCACCAGTGGCACCCGGTCGAGGACCCCCCGGTGCGGCACCTGGCCGACGTGGTGCGCAACGCCAACCTGTTCCGGGAGCGGTGGGGCTGGTTCCCGATGGAGGGCTGGCTGGAGGCGTTCGAAAGGGCAGGTCTCGCGCGTCGGGGTCCGACGGGCTGGGAGACCTGCCCTTCCGTGGCTACTGCCTGA
- a CDS encoding CsbD family protein, translated as MGLDDKISNATEKLGGKGKEAAGDASGDRDLQAEGKTDQTKADLKQAGEKVKDAFKK; from the coding sequence ATGGGTCTCGACGACAAGATCTCCAACGCCACCGAGAAGCTGGGCGGCAAGGGCAAGGAAGCCGCAGGCGACGCGAGCGGTGACCGCGACCTCCAGGCCGAGGGCAAGACCGACCAGACCAAGGCCGACCTGAAGCAGGCCGGCGAGAAGGTCAAGGACGCCTTCAAGAAGTAG